One stretch of Coregonus clupeaformis isolate EN_2021a unplaced genomic scaffold, ASM2061545v1 scaf0506, whole genome shotgun sequence DNA includes these proteins:
- the LOC123484953 gene encoding heat shock protein 30-like translates to MLCSRGFQSSLSPLMDFYWPVRSLWPEVRPLLGQRDLLQRNLLEIKSSLELMEKLQQHILEELDHVPASVAIQLVSFKLEKEGERFALTLDTKDFSPDELSVKQVGRKLKVSGKTEKKLDDGEGSYSYRCQEFRQEFDLPEGVNPETVTCSLAQDGKLHIEAPKNPLSAEEEVAERVVSINCSLDVKTPQFLSNTEGSTTDTQKKQENTTSHED, encoded by the coding sequence ATGCTGTGCTCCCGAGGATTCCAGTCTTCCCTCAGCCCATTGATGGACTTCTACTGGCCTGTGCGCAGTCTATGGCCAGAGGTCCGACCTCTTCTCGGCCAGCGGGATCTACTGCAGAGAAACCTGCTGGAGATCAAGAGCAGTCTGGAGCTGATGGAGAAACTCCAGCAGCACATCTTAGAAGAGTTGGACCATGTCCCAGCCTCTGTGGCCATCCAACTAGTCTCCTTCAAGCTGGAAAAAGAGGGAGAGCGCTTTGCCCTGACACTGGACACTAAAGACTTTTCCCCAGATGAGCTGTCTGTCAAGCAGGTGGGCAGGAAGCTGAAAGTCAGTGGGAAGACAGAGAAGAAGCTAGATGATGGGGAAGGCTCCTACTCATACAGATGCCAAGAGTTCAGACAAGAGTTTGATCTGCCTGAAGGGGTGAATCCTGAGACAGTCACCTGCTCCCTGGCTCAAGACGGGAAGCTCCACATCGAGGCACCAAAGAATCCACTATCTGCTGAGGAGGAGGTGGCAGAGAGAGTTGTGTCCATCAACTGTAGCCTGGATGTGAAAACCCCACAATTCCTCTCAAATACAGAGGGCAGCACCACTGACACACAGAAGAAACAAGAGAACACTACTTCACATGAGGACTGA
- the LOC121583235 gene encoding LOW QUALITY PROTEIN: heat shock protein 30 (The sequence of the model RefSeq protein was modified relative to this genomic sequence to represent the inferred CDS: inserted 2 bases in 1 codon) produces MLCSRGFQSSLSPLMDFYWPVRSLWPEVRPLLGQRDLLQRNLLEIKSSLELMEKLQQHIFEELDHVPASVAIQLVSFKLXKEGERFALTLDTKDFSPDELSVKQVGRKLKVSGKTEKKLDDGEGSYSYRCQEFRQEFDLPEGVNPETVTCSLAHDGKLHIEAPKNPLSAEEEVAERVVPINCSLDVKTPQFLSKTEGSTTDTQKKQENTTSHED; encoded by the exons ATGCTGTGCTCCCGAGGATTCCAGTCTTCCCTCAGCCCATTGATGGACTTCTACTGGCCTGTGCGCAGTCTATGGCCAGAGGTCCGACCTCTTCTCGGCCAGCGGGATCTACTGCAGAGAAACCTGCTGGAGATCAAGAGCAGTCTGGAGCTGATGGAGAAACTCCAGCAGCACATCTTTGAAGAGTTGGACCATGTCCCAGCCTCTGTGGCCATCCAACTAGTCTCCTTCAAGCT GAAAGAGGGAGAGCGCTTTGCCCTGACACTGGACACTAAAGACTTTTCCCCAGATGAGCTGTCTGTCAAGCAGGTGGGCAGGAAGCTGAAAGTCAGTGGGAAGACAGAGAAGAAGCTAGATGATGGGGAAGGCTCCTACTCTTACAGATGCCAAGAGTTCAGACAAGAGTTTGATCTGCCTGAAGGGGTGAATCCTGAGACAGTCACCTGCTCCCTGGCTCATGACGGGAAGCTCCACATCGAGGCACCAAAGAATCCACTATCTGCTGAGGAGGAGGTGGCAGAGAGAGTTGTGCCCATCAACTGTAGCCTGGATGTGAAAACCCCACAATTCCTCTCAAAGACAGAGGGCAGCACCACTGACACACAGAAGAAACAAGAGAACACTACTTCACATGAGGACTGA